GGTCAATATCCCCGGCTTTCGCCCCGGCAAAGTGCCGGCATCAGTCGTAAAACAGCGTTTCGGCCAGTCGGTCGAAGGGGAAGTCCTCGATAAGACGATCAATGAATGCGTGTCGGAGCTGATGAAGACGCATGATCTGCGTCCGGCATCTCAGCCCAAAGTGGATGTCGGCCAGCTTGACGATGCAAGTGACCTTGAATTCACTTTGAACCTTGAAGTCCTGCCGGCAATCACGATCCCGGAAACATCGGATATCACCTTGACGCGCCTGACTGCGAAACCGGCTCAGGATGGTATCGACAAGGCGTTGGAAGAGCTTGCCAAACGGAATCGCAGCTTTGAGGATATTGAGGAAGCCCGCCCCGCCAAGGAAGGTGACGTGCTGAACGTCAACTTCGTCGGAAAGATCGACGGCACCCCCTTTGATGGCGGCACGGCCAATGACGTCAATGTCGAAATTGGTGGCGCAGGCTTCATCCCCGGCTTCGCTGAGCAGATTGAAGGCATGTCGGCCGGTGAAGAAAAAACCATTAATGTGACCTTCCCGGCTGATTACCAGGCGAAAGAGCTTGCCGGGAAAGAGGCGCAGTTTGAAATCAAAGCCAACAGCCTTAAAAAGCCGGTCGACCCCGCGATTGACGATGAACTCGCCAAGAAAATGGGTTTTGAGTCACTGGAGAAATTGCGCGAACTGATTTCCAACCAGGCTGAAAATGAATATTCGCAATTGACGCGTCTGCGCATCAAGCGGGAATTGCTCGATAAACTCGCCGAGAAAACAGATTTCGAAGCGCCGGAATCGATGATTGAAGCCGAGTTTGGGCAGATCTGGCAGCGTATTGAGCAGGACCGGCAGAATGGTTCACTCGATGAGGAGGATGCCAGCAAGTCGGAAGATGATCTCAGAACGGACTACCGCAAGATTGCCGAGCGCCGTGTAAAACTCGGACTGCTTCTGGCGGAGATCGGTCGTGAAAAAGAGATTTCCGTCTCACGTGAAGAGCTGATGGGCGCTGTGCAGCAGGAGGCCATGCGCTATCCCGGGCAGGAGCAGGCTGTTTTTGAATTTTTCGGGAAAAACCCGCAAGCTGTTGAAGGTCTGCGCGGGCCGATTCTGGAGAATAAGGTCGTCGATTACCTCATCGAGCTTGCGCAGGTGACGGATAAGGAAGTGACGCCGGAGGAACTGGCTGACATGCCGGGCGCCAGCCTCTCATAAGATCATCACAGAAAATCCTGGAATCGGGGTCGGGCTTCCTGAGCGGGTCCGGCCCTGTTTCATTTTTCTGAGTCAGTGACATTTCACAACAATCCGTTATCATGCGGTTTCAGTTGTTTTTAGCGAGGGGTGACTATGTCCATCGAGGATCGCAATCCGTTCGAGATATCCAATAATGCGCTGGTCCCGATGGTCGTGGAACAGACCTCTCGCGGTGAGCGCGCGTTCGATATCTATTCCCGCCTTTTGCAGGAGCGCATCATTTTCCTGACCGGGCCGGTTTATGATCAGGTAGCCTCCCTCATCTCCGCACAATTGCTTTATCTGGAGAGCGTGAATCCCTCCAAGGAGATTTCGTTCTATATCAACAGCCCGGGGGGCGTCGTCTCCGCAGGTTTGGCGATATATGACACGATGCGTTACATCCGGTGCCCCGTCAGCACAGTATGTGTTGGTCAGGCGGCTTCCATGGGCTCCCTTCTGTTGGCGGCGGGAGAAAAGGGGCGACGCTTCTGCCTGCCCAATGCACGTGTCATGGTGCACCAACCTTCCGGCGGGGCGCAGGGCGTGGCAGCGGATATTGAGATCCAGGCGAAAGAGATCCTCATCATTCGCGACCGGTTAAACGAAATTTACCGAACACATACCGGTCGTTCTCTCAAGGAGATTGAGGGCGCGCTTGACCGTGATAATTACCTGTCCGCAGAGCAGGCCTTGAAATTCGGCCTTATTGATGAGGTCGTCGCGCATCGGACGAAAGAGCCGGTAAAATAATTCTCTATTGATTGCATGACGGGTAAACCGCCATAATGTTATTTCCTTATCGGCGCTTCGCGCGGTTTCTGGAGGTTGAAGCTGCATGACGCGCAGTTGCGTGGCGCGTCGACGCGGCAATTTGGTTTGTGTTTCTTCAGAAATGTCGATGTGCAAAAGACGTCTGGGGAAAAAGGAGTGCCTATGAACATCAAGTCCGGCGATTCGAAAAATACGTTGTATTGTTCGTTCTGCGGCAAATCTCAGCATGAAGTGCGTAAGTTGATTGCCGGGCCAACCGTGTTCATCTGTGACGAATGCGTCGAACTCTGCATGGATATCATCCGGGAGGAACATAAATCCCACCTCGTGAAATCGCGGGACGGGGTGCCCACCCCCCGTGAGATCTGCAAAGTCCTCGATGATTACGTGATCGGGCAGGTCCACGCCAAAAAAGCGCTCTCCGTCGCGGTGCATAATCATTATAAGCGCCTGGCGCATGCGCAGAAGAATAATGATGTCGAGATTTCGAAATCGAACATCATGTTGATCGGGCCGACAGGCTCGGGCAAGACGCTTCTGGCGCAGACACTCGCACGCATCCTCGACGTGCCCTTCACCATGGCGGATGCCACGACATTGACCGAAGCCGGTTATGTCGGGGAGGACGTTGAAAACATCATCCTCAAGCTTCTCCAGGCATCTGATTATAACGTTGAGCGCGCCCAGCGCGGCATCGTTTATATTGATGAGATCGACAAGATTTCCCGTAAATCGGATAATCCGTCGATCACGCGGGATGTGAGTGGTGAGGGCGTCCAGCAAGCCCTGCTGAAATTAATGGAAGGTACGGTTGCGTCCGTGCCGCCGCAGGGCGGGCGGAAACATCCGCAGCAGGAATTCCTGCAGGTCGACACCACCAACATGCTGTTTATCTGTGGCGGCGCCTTTGCGGGTTTGGATAAAATTATCGCTGCGCGTGGCAAGGGCTCTGCCATGGGGTTCGGCGCGGAAGTGCGCGGCGAAGATGAGCGTCGTCTGGGTGCCGTCCTGCAGAGTGTTGAACCGGAAGATCTCCTTAAATTCGGCCTGATACCGGAATTTATCGGGCGTATCCCCGTGATCGCCACATTGGAGGACCTTGACCGCGACGCACTCGTCTCCATCCTGTCGACGCCTAAAAATGCGTTGGTCAAGCAATATCAGCGCCTCTTCCAGATGGAAGGTGTTTCACTGACCTTCACCGAGGATGCACTGGGCCAGATTGCGCGGCGGGCGATGGACCGTAAAACGGGCGCGCGCGGTCTGCGTTCGATCGTGGAGAATATTCTTCTCGACACGATGTTTGACCTTCCCGGCCTTGAGAGTGTCGAGGAAGTGGTCGTGAATAAGGATGTCGCTGACGGCAAGGCCAAGCCTGTTTATGTTTACGGCAAAGGTGGCGCTGCCGAGGCGAAGGAGCAATCAGCCTGAAGCGGTGCCGCGCGTCGGCACTGTCTTGAAAAAGGCGCGGATTGTGCACATTTATGGTGCGATAAGTGACCTGCCCGAAAGCAGGGGGGAAACGGCCCGGAATCTGTGCCGATATCACGGGCAGACATGGTGCGATCGTCCATCAGGAGATCAATTTTGTGACGGAAAAAATGAAAGATAGTGGTGAGAAAGCCGTGCCGGACGCGCGTAAAGCCGTCGAGAGTCCGGCAGCCGATTATGTGGCGGTTCTACCGCTTCGCGACATTGTGGTTTTCCCGCATATGATTGTGCCGCTCTTCGTCGGGCGTGAGAAGTCAGTGCGTGCGCTGGAGGCAGTGACCAGTCAGAACAAGCAGATCCTGCTCGTCGCACAAAAGGATGCCTCGCAGGACGACCCTTCCTCCGACGATATTTACGGTTTCGGCACAGTTTCCACGATCCTGCAATTGCTGAAACTTCCTGACGGCACCGTTAAAGTCCTTGTGGAGGGCGTGCGCCGCGCCCGCATCAAATCGTTGCAGGACAGGGACGGACATTTTGAGGCCGTCATTGACGAGGTTGATGACGACCTCAGTGAGGATGAGGAGCTTGACGCGCTTGGCCGGACGGCCATCTCGCAGTTTGAGCAATATGTCAAACTCAATAAGAAGATCGCGCCGGAAGTCATGATCTCGATCGGCCAGATTGAGCAGCCTTCCAAACTCGCGGACACAATCGCCAGTCATCTGACCCTTAAAATCCCCGACAAGCAGAAATTACTTGAGACAATCTCCGTCTCCCAGCGTCTGGAGCAGGTCTTCACGCATATGGAGCAGGAGATTGGCGTCCTCCAGGTTGAGAAACGCATTCGTAATCGCGTCAAACGACAGATGGAGAAGACGCAGCGGGAATATTACCTCAATGAGCAGTTGAAGGCGATCCAGAAAGAACTCGGTGAGGGTGAAGAGGGGCGTGACGAGACGGCGGAAATTGAGGAGAAAATCAAATCCACCCGTCTCTCAAAGGAAGCGCGTGAGAAAGCGACGGGCGAACTGCGCAAGCTGCGGGGCATGAGCCCGATGTCCGCCGAGTCGACCGTCGTGCGGAATTATCTCGAATGGCTCCTCTCACTTCCCTGGAAGAAGCGGAGCAAGATCTCCAAAGATCTCGGCGCTGCCCAACAGATACTCGACACGGATCACTACGGACTCGAGAAGGTCAAGGAGCGGATACTCGAATATCTGGCGGTTCAGTCGCGCGCGCAGAAGCTTAAAGGGCCGATTTTATGCTTCGTGGGTCCGCCCGGCGTCGGTAAAACATCGCTGGCGCGCTCCATCGCGAAATCGATCGGAAGAAATTACGTCCGTATGTCGCTCGGTGGCGTGCATGACGAATCGGAAATCCGTGGTCATCGCCGCACCTATATTGGGTCCATGCCCGGTAAAATCGTCCAGGGCATGAAAAAAGCCAAGACGTCGAACCCGCTCTTCCTGCTTGATGAGATTGATAAACTGGGCTCGGACTGGCGCGGTGACCCTTCTTCGGCGCTGCTGGAAGTTCTCGACCCGGAGCAGAACGGCACTTTCAACGATCATTACCTAGAAGTCGATTACGATTTATCAGACGTGATGTTCGTGACGACGGCGAATAGCCTGAATATGCCCCAGCCTCTTCTGGACCGGATGGAGATCATCCGCATTTCCGGCTATACGGAAGATGAGAAAGTCGAGATTGCCCGGCGTCACCTTGTTGAGAAACAGGCCAAGGCCAATAATCTCAAATCATCGGAATGGTCATTGAGTGACGACGCGCTGCGCGAGATCATTCAGAGTTACACACGTGAGTCCGGCGTCCGTAATCTTGAGCGTGAAATTGCCAAAATTGCGCGCAAGGTTGTCAAAGCCATCGTGACATCGCCGGAAACAAAAAAGATCGACGTCACGGTAGAGAATCTTGCCGGGTTCCTCGGTGTAAAGAGATTTCACCATGGTGAAGCGGAACAGGAAGACCTTGTCGGCATGGTTTCCGGCCTGGCCTGGACGGAAGTTGGCGGCGAGATCCTGACGATTGAAAGCGTGTTGCTGGACGGTAAAGGGCAGGTTAAGGCGACCGGTAAATTGGGGGAAGTTATGCAGGAGAGCGTTTCGGCGGCTTTCTCCTATGTGCGGTCCCGCAGTCCTGAGCTTGGCATCTCGCGCAAAGTTTATGAGACGCGCGACATCCATGTGCATGTGCCGGAGGGCGCCACGCCGAAAGACGGGCCTTCAGCCGGTGTGGCCATGGCCATCTCGATCATCAGCACCCTGACCGGTATCCCGATCCGTCATGATGTCGCCATGACGGGTGAAATCACGCTGCGCGGCCGCGTGCTGGAAATTGGCGGCCTGAAAGAAAAGCTGCTGGCGGCTGTCCGGGCTGGCATCAAAAAAGTGTTCATCCCTAAGGATAATGAGAAGGATCTGGTCGATATTCCTGAAAATGTGAAATCGGCCTTGTGCATCGTTCCTGTCTCACATGTCAGTGAGGTGGTTAATGCGGCCCTGACGAAGCCGGTGACGCCGATCATCTGGTCAAATGAGCCGGATGAAAACTTAACAGGGCGTGAAAATCGGGGTGAGGGGGCAGGGCTGCCACATTAACCCGCGGCGCCCCGATGTCTGTCATCCGTGACATCGGGGAAGCCCTGTGTTGTTTGGGTTTCGCTGGCGTCGTCAAGCGTCAAAATTATCTGTTTTTATAATCTTTCTGGTTTCAGAAGGTGTTGACGTTAAAAAAAACCTCTCCATACTGCACCCGACCGAGGCCGAAAGATTGCGGCTTGGGTCATGTGGTAAAAGGCCCAATTTGGAAAGGCATAAAATGAAAAAACCCCTCAACAAGCAGGAGCTTATTGCGGCTGTCGCGAGTCATGCTGATTTGCCGAAAGCAAAGACGGGTGAAGTTATTGATGCCGTTTTCGAAGTGATCCAGAAAGCCCTTGTCGACAACCAGGAAGTGCGCCTCGTCGGGTTTGGTTCATTCGCGACGGCGACACGCAAGGCGACAAAAGGTCGTAATCCCCGCACAGGTGAAGAAATCCAGATCCCCGCTTCGACTTCCGTCCGCTTCAAGGCCGGCAAAGGCTTGAAAGACGCCGTCGCCTGAGCCAATTTCTGGCACATGTCATCTGCCATGTGCCAACATCATGGGCGATTAGCTCAGCGGTAGAGCGTCTCGTTTACACCGAGAGGGTCGGCGGTTCAATCCCGTCATCGCCCACCATGATATGCTGACAGGGCGCGAATTGTCTAAAATCAAATGGCGCTTGCGTATTTATGAGTCACTCCCATCGACTTCGGCTTTCTGTAAAGAGCAGGCCGAGGCCGGGGCAGCGGAGGGGCTGGCCGTCATGGCCCGTCGGCAGACAGCAGGGCGCGGCACAAAAGGCCGCGTCTGGGTCGCCCCGCCCGGCAATTTGTCATTCTCACTTCTTCTGCGCCCTGCTGACGTCGTTTCCTGCCTTAAAACCCTGCCATTTCTGACGTCAATCGCTGTTTATGAGGCGATACACGCCCTGCTCCCGACAACGGAACTCACGCTGAAATGGCCGAATGACATTCTTCTGCGGGGAGATAAGGTCAGCGGCATCCTCATTGAGTCCAGTCCCGCGCCCGAAGGGTGGGTCGTTGTCGGGATCGGCGTCAATATCCGATCCGCACCTGAAATGCCGGGCCGTCATCTTGCCTGCCTCGCCCAGCTCGGTCTTTCACCTGCGCCGGAAGCCCTCGCCAAGATGATCATGGATCATCTCAGTGCCGGGCTTGCCGCTTTTGCCTCTTCAGGCGCTGATTTCGTGCGGGATGCCTGGCTCTCCCGCGCGCACAAAATCGGGACGCGCCTTGCGGTCACGACGGGAGATGACTATACAGAAGGTTTGTTTCACGGCTTGGGTCCGGAGGGTCAACTTCTGCTTTTGACAGCGGGCAATAAGGTAAAATCGTTCCTGTCGGGTGAAACGTCCATGATGCTACAGGTTCGCGATGCTCCTTGCCATTGATGCCGGCAATACAAATATCGTTTTTGCTCTCCATGACGGGGAGAAATGGCGTGGAAATTGGCGCATATCGACCAATAATCACCGCACTTCCGATGAATATGGTGCTTGGCTGACCACTTTGCTTGAAAAGCAGGGTATTTCATCAAAGCAGATAACGCGGGCGATTATCGGCACCGTCGTTCCGGCCGCGCTCTATCATTTGAGGCTGCTTTGTCGCGCCTGGCTTGATCTTGAGCCCCTCATCGCCAATTCGCGCTCCAATTGGGGGCTTGGCTGCAAAGTTGATACGCCGGATGAAGTAGGTGTTGACCGGCGTCTCAATGGCCTTGCCGCGCATCACATGTTTGGCGGCCCCCTCGTCGTCGTGGATTTCGGCACGGCGACAACATTTGATGTTGTGGATGCGGAAGGGGCTTTCTGCGGCGGGGCCATCGCACCGGGCGTCAATCTTTCACTTGAGGCGCTGCACCAGGCTGCGGCGCGCCTCCCCCGCATCAGCGTCGGCAGGCCGACTTCGGCGATCGGGCGCAACACCATCGTCAGTATGCGCTCGGGCCTCTTCTGGGGTTATGTCGGGCTGGTAGAAGGGATTGTTTCTCAAATAAAAGCGGAGATGAAGACCCCCCTCGCTGTGATTGCGACAGGCGGGCTTGCACCTCTTTTTTCAGAGGGGACGTCGCTTTTTCAGCATGTTGCCCTGACTCTGACACTTGATGGATTGCGCCTCCTTGCAGACAGAAATCCTTCTCAGAATGCCATCGATCGCGATGATTGACATCGAAATTTACCTCTAATTACAACTTATTCTGGAGACTATATGACAGAAACCATCGGCAATTTTGCCTTTCTGCCTCTCGGCGGAACGGGCGAAATCGGCATGAACTTGAATCTTTACATGTTAGACGGGCATTATCTGGCTGTTGATTGCGGGATTGGTTTTTCCGGCAATGACACGCCGGAAGCTGAAATCCTCATGCCCGACCCAAGCTTCCTGGCTGAACGTCACGACCAGCTTTGCGGCCTCGTCGTCACGCATGCGCATGAGGATCATCTGGGTGCGATTGAGCATCTCTGGCCACAATTCAAATGCCCGATCTACGCGACACCTTTCGCCGCTGCCGTTTTGAAGCGCAAGCTTGGTGAAGCCCGCATGCTCGACAAAGTGCAGATCAACGTCATCGCGCCCGGCGCGCGTTTTGAGGTGGGTCCGTTCGATCTGCAATTTATTTCGGTGACGCATTCCGTCCCGGAGGCGCAGTCCCTTGCCATGCGCACGCCCTATGGTAACTACATCCATACGGGCGATTTCAAAATCGATGAGGCCCCCCTCCTGGGCCCGATGACCGATTTCGACAGTTTCCGACAATTAGGGGAGGATGGCGTGCGTGCCGTGATCGGCGACAGCACAAATGTCTTCCGTGAAGGCCCCTCGGGCACGGAACAATCGGTGCGGGAAGGGCTGACCACCCTCATCGCGGACCTGACCGGTCGCGTCGCGGTCACATGTTTTGCCAGTAATGTTGCACGCGTGGAATCCATCGCAATGGCGGCCCGGGCAGCGGGGCGAAAAGTCGTGACAGTGGGGCGCTCCCTCCGCAACCTTGAAGTCGCCGCGCGGGAATGCGGCTATCTGACGGATATTCCGCCTTTTCTGACGGAGCAGGATGCAGCGCATATCCCGGACCGTGAATTGCTTCTGATCGTCACGGGAAGTCAGGGTGAGCCCCGCTCAGCCTTGACGCGGATCGCGGCAGACACGCACCCGAACATCTCCCTCGGGGAGGGTGACACCATTATTTACAGCTCACGTATGATCCCCGGCAACGAGCACGCTGTCATCGCCGTGCAGGATAATCTCTCCCGCCGCGGTGTGCGTGTTTTGACGGATCGTGACCATCCCGTGCATGTTTCAGGTCACGCCACCAGTGGGGACCTGCGCAGACTTTATGAAGTTCTGAAGCCCGAATATGTCGTCCCCACCCATGGCGAATGGCGCCATCTGACAGCCCATGCGGATCTCGCGCGCAAGGTGGGCGCAAAGACCGTGCTGCTTGAGGATGGGGACATTCTGCAACTGGCGCCTGGCAAGCCGGAAATCATCGATACGGCACCGACCGGGCGTTACGTACTGGATGGCAGCCGCATCCTGCCCCTGACCAGCGATGTCCTCGCGGCGCGGCGGCGCATGCTTTATAATGGCATGGTGATTGGCAGCTTCGCTGTCGACGATGAAGGCTTCATGATCGGCCTGCCGAAAATCAGCGCGCCCGGATTGCTTGAAAGCACGGACCCGGAGTCACACCGGATTGTTGAGGATTTCGCCAATGCCATTGACGATATCCCGGATAATATCCGCGCGGAGGATGACGCGTTCCGCGATGCGGCCAAAACGGCGCTGCGACGCGCTCTGGGACGCAAATTGCAAAAGCGCCCCCTTGTGGATGTCCATCTCTTACGCGTTTGATAAAATCTGATAAAACGAGGGTGAGGGTGTTTTTCCTCACCCATCATCATCCCGGAATTCTCCATGCGTCTCACAAAAAGCTTTCTGCCCACCCTCAAAGAGGTCCCTGCTGACGCCCAGATCGCGTCACATCGTCTTATGTTGCGCGCGGGGCTGATCCGGCAGACAGCATCCGGCATTTACGCCTGGCTGCCGGCGGGCCTGCGCGTTTTGCGCAATATAGAGCGCATTGTGCGGGAGGAGCAGAACGCGATCGGCGCGCAGGAAGTGCTGATGCCGACCCTCCAATCCGCCGATCTCTGGCGGCAGTCAGGCCGTTATGATGCGTACGGGCCGGAAATGCTGCGGATCAATGACCGCCACGGGCGCGACATGCTTTACGGTCCGACAAATGAGGAAATGATCACCGAAATTTTCGGGCAGACGGTCAAATCCTATCGTGAGCTGCCGCAATCACTCTACCATATTCAATGGAAATTCCGCGATGAGCGGCGGCCCCGCTTCGGGGTCATGCGCGGGCGGGAATTTCTGATGAAGGACGCTTATTCCTTCGATGCGGATTATGACGGGGCGGTCGTCTCTTACCGCAAAATGATGCTGGCTTATCTCAGGACATTCCAGCGTCTCGGTGTGCGGGCGATCCCCATGCGGGCAGATACCGGGCCGATTGGCGGGGAATTGAGCCATGAATTCCTGATTCTCGCCCCGACGGGAGAAAGCACCGTCTATTTCGACGCGGCGCTGGAGCAGCAGGACTGGCTTGCACAATCAGTTGATCTTGACGATCCTGAGAGTTTAGGCCGGTTTTTCAAAGACGTCACCACCTCTTATGCCGCGACCGATGAGATGCATGACGAAACAGCCTGGAAGACCGTCCCAGCCGACAGGCAGCGGGAAGGGCGGGGAATTGAGGTCGGCCATATTTTCTATTTCGGGGATAAATACACCAGATCAATGGGTGTCTCCGTCAATGGCCCGGATGGGGCGGCGTTTCATCCCCATATGGGATCTTACGGTATCGGCGTTTCCCGTCTGACCGGCGCGATTATCGAAGCGCATCATGACGCGCAGGGCATCATCTGGCCGGAATCGGTCGCGCCCTTCAAAGCTGCGATCCTGAATCTCAAGCCCGGTGACGCGATGGTTGATGAAATCTGCAACAGGTTTAACCATATCGGGGGTGACGCTGTGTTGCTGGATGATCGGGATGAGCGTGCTGGCGTTAAGTTCAATGATGCGGATCTTATGGGTCACCCATGGCAGATCATTGTCGGACCGCGCGGCGCCAAAGAGGGGCGCGTGGAGCTGAAAAACCGTCGCTCCGGTGAAAGGCTTGACCTCAGCGTCGATGAGGCGATTGAAAAGGTTCTGTCGTAAATATGTTCAATGCTTTTGAGAGAAGTGTCGCGGGGAGATATTTGCGCGCCCGAAGGGGTGAGCGCTTTGTGTCGATCATCGCGATTTTCTCTCTCATCGGCATTGCATTGGGCGTGGCGACGCTGATCATCGTCATGGCGGTCATGAATGGTTTCCGTGATGACCTGATGTCCCGCGTCCTCGGTTTAAATGGTGAGCTGAATATTTACTCAGGCCGCCATGTCATTACCGCCTATCAGGACGATGTCGCCCGGATCCGCGCGATCAAAGGCGTTACGCGCGTCACGCCCATGGCAGAGGGGACGATATTGCTCGACGCTGCGGGCTATAGTGCTGGCGGTTTGATGCGCGGCATCTCAGCAGGTGATTTCGCCGCGCTTCATGCTTTAAGCGATAATATCGTCGCCGGACGGCTGGAGGATTTTCACGGGCCGGACGCCATCGCCATCGGGGCGGCTTTATCGACGAAATCAGGGCTGCAACTTGGCAGCAAAGTGACGCTGCTTTCCCCCCAGGGACGCGCAACGCCCTTCGGCACCATGCCACGCATCCGAAGTTACACGGTTTCCCTTATTTTCGATGCCGGGGTGAATGATTATGACTCCAGCATTGTCTTCCTGCCATTGGAGGCGGCGCAGAAATTTCTGATGACGCCCAACGGCGTGTCCTTCATTCAAGTCGGGCTGGATGACCCGATGAAGGCCCGGGCGGTCGGCCGTGAAATAGCGCAGCGACTGGGTGACCCGCAATTGCGCGTCATGGATTGGACGCGCAGCAATAATGCTTTTCTCGGCGCGTTGGATGTGCAGCAGAATGTCATGTTTCTGATCCTGACGCTGATCATCCTTGTCGCGGCCTTTAATGTGATTTCCTCCATGATCATGATGGTTAAGGATAAAACGCGGGATATTGCGGTGTTGCGCACGCTGGGTGCGACGCGCGGCGCGATCATGCGCATTTTCCTGATGTGCGGCGCCTCTGTCGGGGTTTGCGGCACGATGATCGGCTTTATCATCGGTGTCGTTTTCTGCCTCAATATTGAGCGCATCCAACATGGCATTGAGCATCTGACCCACACAAATCTCTTCAATCCCGAATTTTACTATCTTGAGCATCTGCCCGCACATCTTGTCTGGTCTCAGGTTATGGATGTGCTTGTCCTCTCACTCATTCTGTCATTCAGCGCCACCCTTTACCCCGCCTGGCGGGCAGCGCGGACGGACCCGGTCGAGGCTTTGCGTCATGAGTGAGCCGCCCGTTTTCTCCCTCTCCAACATCGTCAAAATTTACGAGTCCGGCGATGAAAAACTGCGCGTCCTTGATGGGGCATCGATCACCCTCCAGGAGGGCGAAATCGTCGCGCTCATCGCCCCCAGCGGGACAGGGAAATCGACCTTGCTGCATATTGCCGGATTGCTGGAGCGCCCCGATGCGGGACAGATCGCGATTGCAGGGCGCGACGTAACGCGCTTCTACGATGCGGAGCGTTCAGCCCTGCGCCGGGATGAAATCGGGTTTGTCTACCAATTCCATCACCTCCTCGCTGAATTCACCGCGCTGGAGAATGTCGTGCTCCCTCAACGTATCGGGCGTGTGCCGGCTTCGGTCGCGCGCAGAAATGCAGCGGATCTGCTCGCGCAATTCGGCCTGTCTCATCGTCAGGACCATCTACCCGGTCGCCTCTCCGGCGGGGAGAAACAGCGCGTGGCGATTGCCCGCGCCCTGGCCAATCACCCCAAAATTATCCTCGCTGATGAGCCGACGGGAAATCTCGACGGCAAAACATCTGACCTCGTTTTTGATAACCTGCTGGAGGTGGTGCGCAAAGCGCGCGCAACGGCGTTGATCGCGACCCATAATGAGGCGCTGGCCCGACGCATGGACCGCGTCATCGCCTTGCAGGACGGGAAACTTCACACCGTCTGAGCAGCCCCTTCCGCAGACTCGCGGCGTCACCGGGGCGATGACATTCCGCGCACGATTTTGATGCCGTCGGGCGCGTGTGTCTGATATTGTGACGTCATGTCACATGCCGATTTCGTTCACCTCCGTAATCACTCTGCCTACTCCCTCAGTCAGGGGGCGATTCGGATACCGGATCTGGTCGATCTGGCCGTCGAAAGTGCGATGCCGGCGCTGGCGCTGACGGATACGGGCAATCTCTTCGGCGCCCTCGAATTTTCGCAATATGCGGTCAAAAAGGGCGTGCAGCCGATTATCGGATGTCAGCTCTCCCTCACATTGGACGACCCGGCCGCGACGGCGCAACTCTCAGAAACGCTCGTCCTCCTTGCCCGCAATGAAAAAGGGTTGGAGAATCTCCAATTCCTCTCCTCCGAAGGCTTTTTGACGTCGGACCCTGGTGACCCGACTCTATCGCTGGAGGCGATCTGCGCCCGCGCTGAAGGGTTATTTCTGCTGACGGGGGGCACGCGCGGGCGGCTTTTCCGCCTGCTTGCGGCGGGCATGGAAGATGAGGCGACGGCGCTCCTCCAGACCCTCACATCGCACTTTAAAGATAATATGGCGATCGAACTCCATCGGCATGGCCACGCGCAGGAGCAGGCGGTGGAGCCAGGTCTGGTCGC
This genomic stretch from Candidatus Kirkpatrickella diaphorinae harbors:
- a CDS encoding ABC transporter ATP-binding protein, whose translation is MSEPPVFSLSNIVKIYESGDEKLRVLDGASITLQEGEIVALIAPSGTGKSTLLHIAGLLERPDAGQIAIAGRDVTRFYDAERSALRRDEIGFVYQFHHLLAEFTALENVVLPQRIGRVPASVARRNAADLLAQFGLSHRQDHLPGRLSGGEKQRVAIARALANHPKIILADEPTGNLDGKTSDLVFDNLLEVVRKARATALIATHNEALARRMDRVIALQDGKLHTV